Proteins from a single region of Anastrepha ludens isolate Willacy chromosome 5, idAnaLude1.1, whole genome shotgun sequence:
- the LOC128863829 gene encoding WD repeat-containing protein 82: MKMKLVDSVVKSFKVAKVFRENTDKINAIDFSPNGEHLISCSEDDQIVIYDCEKGTQSRTVNSKKYGVDLIRFTHANNTAIHSSTKVDDTIRYLSLHDNKYLRYFPGHTKKVISLCISPVEDTFLSGSLDKTLRLWDLRSPNCQGLMNLPGRPVAAYDPEGLIFAAGVNSESIKLYDLRSFDKGPFVTFKLYQEKECDWTGLKFSRDGKIILISTNGSIIRLVDAFHGTPLQTFTGYPNNKGIPIEASFSPDSQFIFSGSTDGRVHIWNADTGCKVCVLNGDHPGPVQCVQFNPKYMMLASACTNMAFWLPTSEEDL; encoded by the coding sequence atgaaaatgaagctTGTTGATTCCGTTGTAAAAAGTTTTAAGGTTGCAAAGGTATTTCGTGAAAATACTgacaaaataaatgcaatagacTTTTCTCCAAACGGTGAGCATTTGATTTCATGCAGTGAGGATGACCAAATTGTTATATATGACTGTGAGAAAGGAACGCAGAGTCGAACTGTTAATTCAAAGAAGTATGGCGTTGATCTAATACGTTTCACCCACGCCAATAACACCGCAATTCATAGTTCAACGAAAGTAGATGACACTATACGTTACTTAAGTCTTCATGATAATAAATACTTGCGATATTTCCCTGGTcatacaaaaaaagttatttcactGTGCATTTCGCCGGTTGAAGATACTTTCCTCTCTGGCTCGTTGGATAAGACTTTGCGATTATGGGATTTACGTTCGCCCAATTGCCAGGGATTGATGAACTTACCTGGTCGCCCTGTTGCCGCATACGATCCAGAAGGATTAATATTTGCAGCTGGTGTAAATTCTGAGAGTATTAAGCTATATGATTTGCGCTCATTCGATAAAGGACCTTTCGTAACGTTCAAATTATATCAAGAGAAAGAATGTGATTGGACTGGTTTGAAATTCTCAAGGGATGGTAAAATAATTCTTATCAGTACGAATGGATCCATCATACGTTTAGTAGACGCATTTCATGGAACTCCTTTGCAAACTTTCACTGGTTATCCAAACAACAAGGGCATTCCCATAGAAGCCAGTTTCAGTCCGGAttcgcaatttattttttcgggAAGTACAGATGGTCGTGTGCATATTTGGAACGCGGACACTGGTTGTAAAGTATGCGTTTTAAACGGAGATCACCCAGGACCCGTGCAATGCGTACAATTCAATCCCAAATACATGATGCTTGCATCGGCTTGTACAAACATGGCTTTTTGGTTGCCGACTTCAGaggaagatttataa